One Ignavibacterium sp. DNA segment encodes these proteins:
- a CDS encoding PAS domain S-box protein, translating to MLTLNKEWLEFFSKTADKLGNPLIILDESQEIVFTNQNAISNFLIDDHNVNLDQVFEPDTVIELSDLIGLSINTSTKLIERNISLKLKTGTTEDYELVLETISSEYGINTILFFSRKNEISDNLTGIINSSVSIEKLKLVYPAIKELFDAVSSNFPFTILSLKNVQKIIDDFSEPIWIKTSDDKLICVNDAFANNLDVEKSFASGKKHEMFLPLHKQLSIQLVNQFVCQNKKPVILEGFIKKNVNFKVSQDLLQIPILDHNGQVNYILGLIVDNKTEYGGTGKLTGFFREILESFKDPLAIADFKGNFKLCNQKFLEITNENSEEILNKKLSDLFSEDLVEKFISFIESELTDLTTDTLFFDDKKNVEYKYKLYFCKQVSEFNSEKAVLITLELIIDEKIYEDEIEFILTNRGEMFDVLIQKNPEPVLIYDKENLKFLEVNEAAVNLYGYTRDEFLQMDLTDLYSPEDIQTLLDSSGDETSTASFSKPFRHRKKDGTIILVKISKTSFIFNDREAHFNIVNDITDSIEKDKQNQMLRAIFAQSDLMILTTDAAGFITYVNQNSVKTFGYNADELLRSSFASLVIDDERALINTSIFQYHIKDAIELETTIKSSDGRVIECYLSAYPIMDFEGETDSFTLILKPKTVLSEPKEIIKEIVREIAVEKPVEEDKRTVIFDSNFLSGMFHEILTPINVIIGFSQELISSTESPTEEQKEAAEIINQNRIKMMDTMNSVVEYSDILQNRAPLKVDDISITDIIEKLDENIQNISGINDIQFLYGKISSSLKFKSDLHKFESFVLTVIKVVSRLSKDKKVYFSAFPLDNDTFLIGLSDQYGNPSEYVANVLEQVYENNRDPKDFGLPKLTTYLSRVLLEYLGGRFYRSSAQTLRPETGFVFNLTLSSKSRFETARTQPDVIIYKNAVADQKQVSEEIEKSEDVDLTTGQEIPAADDDIFKPVPPVSQEILSKLSENILDENAADEEVVTSFEQDETLDVQAETANKGDQLPEQESLIPQQEVKEETPEVVPVKSLDLSKLNCLYIEDQIDSQLLFKVQLKELRDVKFAVSFEEAQLLLFDHQFDFIVMDINLQGEYNGLDALKIIKTMPAFSSIPVIAVTAYVLPGDKEKFIAAGFDDFISKPIFREKMIASLEKIFLSR from the coding sequence GTGTTAACCTTAAATAAAGAATGGTTAGAGTTTTTTAGTAAAACTGCTGATAAGCTTGGTAATCCACTTATCATTCTGGATGAATCACAAGAAATTGTTTTTACCAATCAAAACGCAATTTCAAATTTTCTGATTGATGATCATAATGTTAATCTTGATCAGGTTTTTGAACCTGATACGGTTATCGAATTAAGTGACTTAATCGGATTGTCTATAAATACATCTACTAAACTGATAGAACGAAATATATCACTGAAATTAAAAACGGGAACGACAGAAGATTATGAGTTAGTTCTCGAAACAATATCATCAGAGTACGGCATAAATACAATTCTCTTTTTTTCCAGGAAAAATGAAATCAGTGATAATCTGACCGGCATTATTAATTCTTCTGTTTCAATTGAAAAATTAAAATTAGTTTATCCTGCAATTAAGGAATTGTTTGATGCAGTCAGTTCTAATTTTCCTTTTACTATTCTGTCATTAAAAAATGTTCAAAAAATAATTGATGATTTTTCAGAGCCGATATGGATTAAAACTTCAGATGATAAACTTATATGTGTAAATGATGCATTTGCTAATAATCTGGATGTTGAAAAAAGTTTTGCATCAGGTAAAAAACATGAGATGTTTTTACCGCTTCATAAGCAATTATCAATACAACTTGTAAATCAGTTTGTATGTCAGAACAAAAAACCTGTAATTTTAGAAGGGTTTATTAAAAAAAATGTAAATTTTAAGGTTTCGCAAGATCTTTTACAGATACCAATTCTTGATCATAATGGACAAGTAAATTATATACTTGGTCTGATAGTTGATAATAAGACAGAATACGGCGGGACAGGCAAATTAACGGGTTTTTTTAGGGAAATCTTAGAAAGTTTTAAAGATCCATTAGCGATAGCAGACTTTAAGGGAAATTTTAAGTTATGTAATCAGAAATTTCTTGAAATTACAAATGAAAATTCCGAAGAAATATTAAATAAAAAATTAAGTGATTTATTTTCTGAGGACTTAGTTGAAAAATTTATTTCGTTTATTGAAAGTGAATTAACTGATCTTACAACTGATACTTTATTTTTTGATGATAAAAAGAATGTTGAATACAAATATAAACTGTATTTTTGTAAGCAGGTTTCAGAATTCAACTCAGAAAAAGCAGTACTCATTACTCTTGAATTGATTATTGATGAAAAGATTTATGAAGATGAAATAGAATTCATTTTAACTAATAGAGGAGAAATGTTTGACGTTTTAATTCAAAAGAATCCAGAACCGGTTTTAATATACGATAAAGAAAACTTAAAGTTTCTTGAAGTTAATGAAGCTGCTGTAAATCTGTACGGTTACACCCGAGATGAATTTCTTCAGATGGATTTAACTGATCTGTATTCGCCTGAAGATATTCAAACTCTTCTCGATTCTTCTGGTGATGAAACTTCAACAGCTAGTTTCAGTAAACCTTTCAGACATAGGAAAAAAGACGGAACTATCATTTTAGTTAAGATTAGTAAAACATCATTTATCTTTAATGATAGAGAAGCTCATTTTAATATTGTAAATGATATTACCGATAGCATAGAGAAAGATAAACAGAATCAAATGCTTCGTGCAATTTTTGCACAATCGGATTTGATGATATTAACCACAGATGCAGCCGGGTTTATAACTTATGTTAACCAGAATTCTGTTAAAACATTCGGTTATAATGCGGATGAATTATTACGCTCTTCATTTGCAAGTCTTGTTATTGATGACGAAAGAGCATTGATTAATACTTCAATTTTTCAATATCATATAAAAGATGCTATTGAGCTTGAAACAACAATCAAATCATCTGATGGAAGAGTTATAGAATGTTATCTATCAGCCTACCCGATTATGGATTTTGAAGGTGAGACCGATTCATTTACTTTAATATTAAAACCAAAGACAGTTCTATCTGAACCAAAAGAAATCATTAAAGAAATTGTAAGAGAAATTGCAGTTGAAAAACCTGTTGAAGAAGATAAAAGAACTGTAATATTTGATTCGAACTTCCTCTCAGGAATGTTCCATGAAATTCTGACTCCGATAAATGTTATAATTGGTTTTTCTCAGGAGCTGATAAGCAGTACTGAAAGTCCAACTGAAGAACAAAAGGAAGCGGCAGAAATCATCAATCAAAATCGTATAAAGATGATGGATACAATGAATTCCGTTGTTGAGTATTCAGATATACTTCAAAATAGGGCACCATTAAAAGTTGATGATATTAGCATTACAGATATTATCGAAAAGCTTGATGAAAATATTCAGAATATTTCGGGTATTAATGACATACAGTTTTTGTATGGAAAAATTTCTTCATCTTTAAAATTTAAAAGTGATCTGCATAAGTTTGAAAGTTTCGTTCTTACAGTAATTAAAGTTGTTTCAAGATTAAGTAAGGACAAAAAAGTATATTTCTCTGCATTTCCGCTTGATAATGATACATTTTTAATTGGCTTAAGCGACCAATATGGAAATCCTTCAGAATATGTTGCAAATGTACTTGAGCAGGTTTATGAAAATAACCGCGATCCTAAAGATTTCGGTTTACCAAAGCTAACTACATATTTGTCAAGAGTACTGCTTGAATATCTTGGCGGAAGATTTTATCGTTCATCAGCTCAGACTTTAAGACCTGAAACAGGATTTGTTTTCAATTTGACATTGTCTTCAAAAAGCAGATTTGAAACTGCCCGGACTCAACCTGATGTTATAATTTATAAAAATGCAGTTGCTGATCAGAAACAAGTTTCAGAGGAAATTGAGAAGTCAGAAGATGTTGATTTAACTACTGGGCAGGAAATACCTGCAGCAGATGATGATATTTTTAAACCTGTACCGCCAGTATCACAGGAGATATTGAGTAAACTTTCTGAAAATATTTTAGATGAAAATGCAGCTGATGAAGAAGTAGTAACCAGTTTTGAGCAGGATGAAACTCTTGATGTACAAGCAGAGACTGCTAATAAAGGCGATCAATTACCTGAACAAGAAAGTTTAATACCCCAGCAGGAAGTTAAAGAGGAGACTCCTGAAGTTGTTCCTGTAAAATCATTAGACCTGTCTAAACTGAATTGTTTATACATTGAAGATCAGATAGATTCTCAGCTTTTGTTTAAAGTTCAGTTAAAAGAATTGCGAGATGTAAAATTTGCAGTTAGTTTTGAAGAAGCACAATTGCTTTTGTTCGATCATCAGTTTGATTTTATAGTTATGGATATAAATTTACAGGGTGAGTATAATGGACTTGATGCACTTAAGATAATTAAAACGATGCCCGCATTCAGCTCAATTCCAGTTATTGCTGTTACTGCTTATGTACTTCCTGGTGATAAGGAAAAATTTATAGCTGCTGGATTTGATGATTTTATTTCTAAACCCATTTTTAGAGAAAAAATGATAGCCTCTCTTGAAAAGATATTCCTTTCTAGATGA
- a CDS encoding fibronectin type III domain-containing protein produces the protein MLAFFYVSCAEWSSEPENYLNDGKKIQITYPQSGDEISEGLVNIYYNVNQPYSVKFLELYINGNFIKNIPPNSDGTLPPVNYFFDSSQVNKIYNLYIIFYDNEGKSYKSNIISDITIIKDERLPFKPYNVRLINFKNGTCNISWMDSSKYIEQYELWRKTGLDGEYLLHQKLSGASFNTNDNGLDSSKTYYYKIRGVKLSGVSEFSSEVNTSGVISSGDLLPATNLTLQILEDYSIRINWTDNSDNENYFSVEKSTDNILFSSVAYLPPNTTQYVDPKSGLTLGLTYFYRIKNFSNSDSAVSQVASIVLNSTILNPPTNLSANYDSTVPVVELRWINNDNRILFFDIERKTENGNFALLKRVNAGNNLYLDFNIQLQQNYAYRVRGFDSVRYSDYSNEVVVSTY, from the coding sequence TTGCTGGCGTTTTTTTATGTTTCTTGCGCTGAGTGGAGTTCTGAACCTGAAAATTATCTGAATGATGGAAAGAAAATTCAGATTACTTATCCCCAAAGCGGAGATGAAATTTCCGAAGGATTAGTTAATATTTATTATAATGTTAATCAGCCTTATTCGGTAAAATTTCTGGAATTGTATATAAATGGAAATTTTATAAAAAATATTCCTCCCAATTCTGATGGCACACTTCCGCCAGTAAACTACTTTTTTGATTCAAGCCAAGTAAATAAAATTTACAACTTATATATTATATTTTATGACAATGAAGGGAAGTCATACAAAAGCAATATTATTTCGGATATAACGATTATTAAAGATGAACGCCTTCCGTTCAAACCGTACAATGTAAGACTTATTAATTTTAAAAATGGCACTTGTAACATTAGCTGGATGGATTCTTCAAAATATATAGAGCAGTACGAACTGTGGAGAAAAACAGGACTTGATGGTGAATATCTTTTGCATCAGAAATTATCCGGAGCATCTTTTAATACAAATGATAACGGGCTGGATTCAAGTAAAACTTATTATTACAAAATAAGAGGAGTAAAATTATCTGGTGTATCTGAGTTTAGCTCTGAAGTAAATACTTCTGGAGTTATCAGTTCAGGCGATTTATTACCTGCAACTAATCTTACTCTTCAGATTCTTGAAGATTATTCGATTCGGATTAACTGGACTGATAATAGTGATAATGAAAATTATTTTTCTGTTGAAAAAAGCACTGATAACATTTTATTTAGTTCAGTAGCATATTTGCCGCCAAATACCACTCAATATGTAGATCCCAAGAGTGGACTGACATTAGGATTAACTTATTTTTACAGAATAAAAAACTTTAGCAATTCGGATTCAGCAGTTAGTCAGGTGGCAAGCATTGTATTAAATTCTACAATACTTAATCCTCCAACGAATTTATCTGCAAATTATGATAGTACTGTACCGGTTGTGGAACTTAGGTGGATAAATAATGATAATAGAATCTTGTTTTTTGATATAGAAAGAAAAACAGAAAATGGTAATTTTGCATTATTAAAAAGAGTGAATGCAGGAAATAATTTGTATCTTGATTTTAATATTCAATTGCAACAGAATTATGCTTATCGGGTAAGAGGATTTGATTCAGTAAGATATTCAGATTATTCAAATGAAGTAGTAGTATCAACCTATTGA